The following is a genomic window from Aphis gossypii isolate Hap1 chromosome X, ASM2018417v2, whole genome shotgun sequence.
CACTTCGAATatcctaaaatttttttatcaaatacgtataaatagaagtatcattaaatttaaatgaatattatattttatagtttacttCAAAAGTTAACTTTTCATGAGTATTGAACAATAGAAGAATACACATCTGATAAGTCGACACTTGAATTATGTGTTTTCGCTCAGAAGATAAATTGAGCGAGCTAATGGAAGATGATACACTTGTTGATAGGTCATTTTCTGGTCGTCTTGGACCATAGAATACAGCATTCAAATCAGCTGAACCAAGTTGTGGTTGCAATGTTAGTTGTCGTCCATTATGTTTACCCAGATAAAACCTATaatgaaatcatatttttaaattacaaaaagcaATTAagcaaatagtttttaaaactttaatatattattaagtagcattttattcattcatagttaaaataaatttgttacttAGCTGAGAAAATAGAAACATAGAAATGAAAACTAATTTAGtacaataaaagttttttttttatcaaaaatttgtGCTTGATAGGTTTTAGTTGTATGTTATGTGTTTTTAGAGCTGTTATTCAGTAAACAAATGCATTTTGAtagattaactatttaaacgattattaaaaataaacacatagaATTTATACTAGCATAagaattaacacatttttgaaatagcttaaaaaataattcttgatattagtttttctaaagaaaaaaaatagtattctaCACAGCAATTGTATCCTCAAAAATAACCAACTATCACAACTAATTCATTTAGGGCCGTTTTTAGTGTCGGTTAAAACTAACCGGTAGAATTTAATCGGATAACACATAAGAATTAATGTTGGTTAGTGTTAACAGACACTAACAGGACATTGTAAAAACAGCCTTtagtacttaaaatttgacacaaaataaattagagaTTCATATAGTTTACTCACAATCGATACTCTGCAAAAGCACTTCTAGGAACTAATGGTACATTGCACTTTGATAATGCATGGGTGGGCCAGAATCCTGTGGTTAACACCCTCACAGTAAGATCCACAGCATGTAAATACcgctaaaataatgtttgaagaaatatttggttatttatgtacaaataattaataataaacataatttggtAAGTACTAtagagtaaatatataaatattttttataacttttatgagtaattataaattgttataatttaataagtaatatttatagattaaaatagtcaattaaataaaatataaactactatacattttatattatgcatatcataatattaacaatatagaaTTCAAGAAAGGCTAACATGAACGAGTTTGTGAACCACTTggacatataaaattatgtcaaGAGccaaaatgcttataaatacattatatataatttgataaatttttataaatgcttaccaaaaaattaaaattcataacagcaataagtaaattttgattttataaataagacggCGAGATACATCTGATTATGATGACAACCATGTACGGATCATGAGCCGCAAGTTGGTCACccccaatataaataaatattatacagtagattctaaataatttgaaataatgaagACTAGGCTAAAAACTTGGTTTATAGAGCTTTAGGATTTGGTAAGTTTGAATTAttgggagaaaaaaaaataatttgaattaaagagagttaaaaaatgtaattagtaaaataataattagtagttcaaaaaattatttaaaacagaaCAAAATCTACTAAAATATGTCCATTAACTAGTgcaatatacatatcataataatataatatataatgtattttaatactaatataacttACATTACTAGAATTAGCAGCGTATTCTTTAAATTCTTCCATGATAGTGTTAGATATGGACATGTCTTTAAACATGCCTTCCAGTTTAGAGGTAAATTGACAACCACACTCAGTCTACATagaagttatataattatatttaattttgatttaaaatttacaccatacaaaataaaaatttaccttGAGCTTTGAGATCATATTCTTTTCATTATCATTGCTgacagatttatttaaaagtaatctcTTGGCTAAATGCTGTTTATAATACCTTTCAAATACATCTTTTTCTTGTAGGAAGCGGAAAATTACCATAGCTTTGTCCAAGACTAACTCTATATCAATTTCAGTCAACTGTAAGAATatagtatcattttttaattcaagaattcaaattaaattataaatgcaaataataataatttctaaagaattagaaaaaatatatttatatatatacttatatatgtaaactaaaactatacagtaaaaataaaaataataatttcatagatatgaaatttaataattcataaaataaactagtgatttttcaatatacacACTATTATTCATAgcactttttaataaaaaattcagctgaaaatatgtttgaattgaacaatacaataaaagtatcaaatactattatgtattatattttatacttgataagctaatattaataaattaatacatattagcCATTCATGTTTTCAAGgtgtaataatacaaaaaaaaaaaaaaaaaatacttgataaGATTTTAGgaaatcttttatatttatttcattaagcAATTTATTCGATGGGACATTGTATCCATCttactaaaatacaatatagcaAACAGGAGTTCATTCAACAGATTCCATTTTACGTTGTATGCTTTAATAGTATAGtcaattaacttattattcaatttaaaggtaagaatattatcacataggcttttaataatattttaatttaaagtgagTAAAAagcatttttcttattatacattattatatttagtttaaaattaaaatattaacaaaagcCTATGTGATGTCTTAAAATCTAGGacctagataatattcttacctttaagttcaataataagtaaatttacagtactattaaaacatacaGCATAAAATGGATTCTGCTGGACACAAATTTACTATTGTGTACATTAGTAATACAAAGACAGCACATGCAAGTACGACAtactattttaagttttaaaaaatcaacaattatttctttttagttttatgaatgacattatgcaattttaatttcatagaataataattataatattataattggacTATCGTAATATATGACATTTTgaacaagtaaataaataattagaatttaaaatatttatatctcataaactactcattggaattttgattttaatacataaactagtgaaaatttacttttaaaaacgttataagtttttaaatgatgAGTGTTTCTCAATAAAAGAATTACATATCAATGGAAGTTATCAGAAACTCCCAAATCAAAACCTTTTCAAtggttttataactaattttgcAATTATAGTAGactaataataagatttgtaatatattaatacattcagttttgtaaaaaataatcaactgttaattaataattaaataaatgttaatattattaccccGCGAacacctttttttaatttttcatcaataaacAAAGAGAGATATTCTGGTGACTTGGAattgatattgaaaaaatattcaaaatcagCAGCAATCATTTGTTTAAACATCTTATCATTGTTGAAAGAatgaaccaaaaaaaaattgaatctatCTTTTAGATCCAGCAaactctgaaaaaaaaaaattttaatgaattaaaataaatgttaatgtatCCAAAAAAGTCGCTATAACCGATTTCATTGCACTTCATagataatttaagaatatgttttattactgTAATTTGAGAtacattaaatgcattttaatttataataacctgAATATAGCTGATCGcattagaattaatattttcttcttgCACAAGTGATTTTCCTATTTCCCGTAAATATTGACTAACACAATCAGACATAGTTTTTAAACCATCTGAAACGCGAgacaataatttgtacatGCATGCTAAATCATCAATTTTGTTGTTCTTTAACATGTGAACAACACCAGAATTTTCCatctaatagaaaaaaaatattcaattttattattaaaatgatataagtgataaacttaaaaattatttcgctttcagtttaaaataatagaatttttaccTCAACAATGGTTttcatatttcttttaattagtTCTACTTCAATAACTTCAACAATTCGACTTTCAGTTGAATCATCAAGGTAATGTTTTGCTCGATCCGATTCTTCTATAATTCTAGATTCAacttttctaatataaatacatgcaCTATTTTCGTCTAAAAACTTTTGACTCTccatctaaaaatatacaacattaaTGTTACACtgttatataaatctatacaattttaagtacatactttataaaattcgGCAGATTGCTCCAAAAATGGTTTTTCAAAATCTTCTTCATAAACAACTCGTCCAGTAATTCCAAGAATCATTAACATTTgacatgcatttttaatagcTATTCGATCAACAACTTCACCTTTTCTTTCaagtttaatcatatttaacaGAGTCATTCGTAGATGATCACGAATATATCCATATCGAACAATCTtattgaacaaataataaagttaaatttataaatataaatattatgagttaaaaaatatttaatatttttgtaaatcttTAAGcacataattattcaaaatataataagaaaaataacaaaaaaattaaagctctctacattatattaataagaaactTTAGATGGCTATTATAGTCTGTTCCATGAGAGATCATGCCGCGagaaatcaaaattttgtCCGATTCCCCGTATTCCTCACTACTCTGCTATGCAATGGGGCCAATCCGCGACCCCCCATCAGTTGTGTGCATGTGCAGAACCGGCATGATCTCTCGTGgaatagactataatattatagtgcagGGCGTAACTGAGACAATTGTATAGGAAGTTGATTCACTGGGGAAAATAGAAGAGTGGTTGTTAGGCCACAACATtgacagtaaaataaaaactggtCACCATTGAGGTACCTTCATAATGTGAGTGTAGTATAAGAAAactattcttataataataaattgtgtttttttttttattaattaatttgttgttatttgtttgaatgTGTATAGCTTACCAAATCACGAAATAAAACGAGacctaaattataaacattgtcAACTTCATTATGCTTAACATAAACTCGGTCCatatacatcaatatatcACGTATCATCACCATAGAAGTTTGATGATCATTCCAGGCAACATTTAAAActtgtaaaaaattgttatttaatgctTTTAGAACATCTTCTCtgacctaaaaataattatgtgttgttaatttgattatactatctatttatatttaatacattattattataatcaagagggatgtttttaaatgatcaTACCTTATTTTCTAAATGGTATATTACAGCTTCTTTCATACCAGTATATAATCTCTCaccatgttttaataataccatAGTATAGGCATTTCGGTACAGTTCTTCAAAACTTAGAccagaattgtttttcttttgaatttctTGAATAgcatttttcaataacagcCAAAtactatcaattaatttttcatccaTTGTCAtctgaaattattatgtttaactttaaataaataaaaccttcAAAACCAATTtaccattaataaaaaaaaaaaattaacacaactGTATggatcttatttttaattaaaaatataaaacaaatttaataacaattataaatatactatgagTCaccaattaaatcattttaatcataGAAAATGTACATACAATGATTTGAACTGTGCAAAGAGAGAGAAATAAGTTTCATCTTTGTGGGAGAGAAACAAACGACCACATACCGTAGTCAaggcagtaaaaaaaaaatagaatagttAAGTTTTGTTATCAACTATGGTAGATTTATAgacttataaattgtaaatttataaaatttgtgcaaattaaaaaattaatgttttatcaaatcatagacatataagatatttttattatttataatgtcaatacataaaattttaattatgattttaacacTGTGAGGAAAATTAAAGAATACTGTTTTATGATTGGAGTCTATTATAGTCAGTCTCTcttttcaatattcatatgACCAAGTGCCAACCAGAGTATGCGAGGatacacaattaatattgttacatatCTAAGgttcaaagaaaattattctaataatatttttagctgtaaattatttttcgattatttCCAAGAACAAAATCCAATGTGGTTATTATGATACCTACTATActgtagttatataatttatatttttatataatataaatatatttaaaattgtttctattattattataaaaataatttctgaaaagtgtaattttatttaatgttggtATACAATTGATTggatatgatataaatataaaataaaaaaatatttactaatactacattttaacatttaaaaattgatatagaataggaattttaattttttttttttgtaaatgaggtacctatttattaaaatgttagtatattagaattaaaacagtttgatatttaagtatactagTTGCATTTTATATAGCAGTATAATAAGGGTAGCTGTCACAATactggtaaaataaaaaaaacaacattaaaataagatgTTGAATACATGAGTAAGCAAACACACAAACTTTAATAGTTTGAGTCATTTTATcagaaaaaatacaagtatcttcagatttaaaactgttatataaataacatcataaatcataagcaATTGATCATGACATCTGAAATAGGtcaacattttcataaatatacttgTTGGCATTGGTGAattctaaatacatttttgtgagAAAGtgagataaaaatgtaaatattaaattgagtaaaaataaataatatctacataatgggtaggtatctaaaatatttatctaatttttaaactttattttaaattaacaataatggtATCACAGATGTactgcaaaaatattatcgccGTGTTGTTGatcaaacagaaaaaaaaacatgacttGTTTTAAGGAAATCATATCACTATAGTGAAATGAAAtactatttgttatttaatttttatacacagaTATAGTCTCTACCTGTCAATATCAGTGTCGGTTATTATGTGGTTCAAGTGAAGAAAAAAtttggtatttatataaaagtaaccttttatctatctataaattatctattgaaactatattttacacaaaattaaatataatatatagatacctacctattttttaaattaaactatacctaataataatatacaattattacttttataatataggtggcaaatataaatattataacaacttaCACAATTCTATCAAATGGTGTGAAGGGATTTAGAGACTTCaagactataatttatattctataaataaaaactagtgtattgtgatttttcaaacagaatatattaatatagtaatccttccaaaaaaattcattaattcaaCTTAagtctaattaatttaatttgaaattgggtttatttaattttagttgtaggtataagtaattgaaaataaaaatattatctaggtataattgtttatattatagaaaatttcaagataaaaaaaactagtaaaaatatacttacctacatgattattataacaccATTTAAAGATATGTATGTtaacaaaattgtatgttataatttacattgatttaaataaattacaccaAGATTTTATTGTATCCTGATAAATAAttcctatattaaaatttaaaataaaacttaaatggaATTTGAgattggtattatatttatgaattaaaattttatatattgattgcaacaaaacaaaaaaaaagtgaatgaATGGAgttgttatggttttattcTTGTATAGTCACTAATCAATgtcctaaaatataaattgaaaaagtttTTCACATGGATTCAGCTaataaggtaataatatatatttgtaatttaagtcattttttatttggtatttataggtacagtttttaaataaatccgCTGAGTTACATCAGGTCACAatgagaatatatatttttttataatacaagataTTTTGGTTGTTACATTACCACTTGCGGCTCACGATAAAATTatcgtaattttattgtataattaatgtattgatataaaaaaggaAACGAGcctatatctaataaaaataaaataagtatataatatatggctcGGTGCGGTGTTGTGACAACATAACTGAGACTAAGTATTATCTGTTGccagtatatatatgtaggtaataaaaacattttaattttttccgaGCCCTCAAAATCATTTCGCTTGCTATGAATTTGTCATCTCTGttctatatcatatttaaaattacctagtgttttttctaaatatcagctacttgttatataaattgtatttttttatttttgttgtattcaggttattacaatacattattagcTACTTGGGTACTTGTTACATGTTACctaatagatacctattatcATAAGTCCTCTTGACATGGGAGGCAATACCTTAGCTAATGAGGTTCAGACTCCAATCCCCTCTCTCAGATTTTTTTCACAGTTAAGACTTTGATGTGAGGCaacgataatttaaataagttcttACACAAAATCAAGTAGATGATTCTATTAAACCATGGTATTGTTCTATATGGTTAGGAGTTaggttaaacataaaatgacCAAAAGAGCTTTCAATAAGttctttcaaataatatctttaatgaTCAATGAGTCAtactaaaaattgattaaaaatacataataaaaaaaaataataaataataaaacataatttgaacAACTTTAATATGGTTAATATGGTAATATGTTGTATGAAAGTTCCATATGTTGTTTAATGGTAGggtctaatattttaaaaatttctattaCTTCTTCTTAATCAACATTATACGCCTGTTCCTGTTCAACAAACATGTTTAAAAGTCCATCTAATCTGTCCTGACCCAAGGTACTTCGTAACTTTGTTTTAACTATACCTAttcgattttgaaaaaatcctTTTACAGCTACAACTTGTTACtggtattgtaataaataacttcAATGCTTTTGAGATaataggaaaaatattttgtctatcACAAGAAGATCCATTTTCTCCATTCAtcacattaatttttcaatacctacatttttaagaaacaCTGTCGTAATTTTGCAAGATGTTATCAATTGGATCCAAAAAAACTAAGatgcctatatattttaaatgtatatttgttttgtttggatccaaaataaaatgttgataaggATTACTAACGTATGAGACGTTAcactaattgtaaattttaatattttttaatatttactatttttaaacagtattataGTTAACACTTATCAGTAtaccaatattgaatatttgaacatatatatacattattatttaaatattatcaaaaattggtaggtattaatgtataatataagatttcgGGGAAACAGAAAATCTCGCAGGGGAGGCAGCTGATATGCTTATGCTTATTATCtatcaagtataaatattttaagcagtttataattttatttctttgaatTTGTATAGAAACTTATGTACATTGATAAATAagtttgtaacattttttatttaataatgttcatattttgaaggcctatttcataaataaaaaggtagataatattatcaatagtaACAGCTATATAGTATGCTTCAGCAACACAtataaaaaactgataaaactaaatattaaaatatttggattaAGTTTATGAACTCATTTAAGTTTGAAGAATAAGTAAATACTTCATGTCgaaaaaagtaggtacctatataaaaatgttatttttgggTTATCTTAACTACCGAAATAGGTATTTCCCAAACTTTTGAGTTCTGATGATGGCAAATTCATTTCaaactaaaaactattgaCTGACTAATGAAATAAAGAGGAAcataaatgattaatgatcTAATGGCAAGATACGTAGATAgtaaattgtacaaataaaataaaattaatacaaatgacAAGGTGggaatgtaaaattataaatgaatttaggtacaattttattatttatcagatTCCCTATATAAGGTAGTCGATATAACCAGAATGATTATAGAATGTAGTGTTGGAAATATTCAGGTAGTCAAGATGTGGCGTAGCTAGACACTTCTTCTTGGGTAGGCTCgatattttgatgttataaggattatcaatgaatatttttattaaataaaaaaataatacgatataaaacattaattttttggaGAAAAGTGGGTAGGCACTAGGCCTACCCGCTGGCTATGCCACTGTAGTCGAGATAACCCATTAATACCATAAAAACGAATAGTGAGGACATAATTATTAGGCAAGTGGATAGATATCCTAGAGATTAATAATGGGACAAACaacatacatatttgaggCATGAGAATAATATCTGAGTATCAGAGAAAACTcgacaataatattgatggACTTACCGGGAAAGCTTTGATGCGCAAGTTTGTGCGTTTCTTTGGTACGCCGTTCATCATTTTGCGTTTGATGTGATGATCATTTGAAGTGGGGCACCGAGTGTCTACGTTAGACTGTTGACACGATTTATCTGGCCGACTCGGGAGGAGCCGGTCGAGCTCACAGTTGTTTCAAAACGATCGTGGCAGTCAGCATCATGTCAATGGACAGACGGACGGACGGCGAACCCGAATAACGAGACTGTTGTACGACGGGCGAAATCGGGATGTAAAAACTCCGCGGTGACGTCGTTAGACGACGGGCCCGGACAGCGGCAACGATCGGACGGCGGTCACAAGACTGGCGTAATGGCGTGAACGAAAAACACACGGAATTTAAAACGAAACGATGTCGGAAACTGGGATGTCACACGAACCCGTACGCACGCACAACTGACAAAGTTTCTCGCAATTGTGCATACACACATTCACGGacacacgcacgcacacacatacGCCAGCGATTGTGTAGGACGAAGGTGGCTGGCTGGTGACTGTGTGCTGTAGAATTTTGTAACGTCAGTACGTGTGTATCGTAAGTCTATTTATCATTACTTACAAtacttatcaattatttagtcTCGTTAATAGTGGGCAGCGAGCGAATCGCGGTGATTAGGAGAGTGTTATCGCGATTTCGTCGTCTGAAGACCGTCAGTCCGTCTGGCAGGCGATGATGGTGATCGAGTTTGGCGCACGGACGGTGCGTCTTCTACTCCGAATTTCAGCGACGGACTCGAAACGTTCGTGTTTTTCAATTAACGGCTATTATTGTGATTGATTCGATGTATTAGTTCGACAGACGACGTCGAGTAGCGTATCAATATTGGAAATCGGTTATTGGAACACTCGatgtcgaaaaaaataaattaacgtgAAAATTCTAGTCGAACTACAGTAGTTGGAGCGGCAGCGTTAACGAGTATAGAAGAAATCGGCTATAATTTTGATCTTCtcgacaattaatattatcgtaccTAGTTCTTCTTCTATCACTACCGTCAACGGTGACGGCCCCGTTCCAATTATGCGTTTTATTTGTGTACATAtagataatgatataataatgtaatattattactattactattgtcTACGCGTCGACTAGGACGAACCGCTACGGCGTTACTGTGCGTTTATGAGCGATACGCGGTGCGCGTGCGGTCTACCTAAACTTCTCACTGTGCGGAATTTCGCATTATAGTGAGCgcgttatcaaataatatcagCTGCTGTCGGACGGTCGGCGAGGGGAGAGGACGTAACGTTGCGCATCGGCCGCCGCAGCGCTGTAATGCGGATATAAAAAAGAACGAGCCAAGGAAAAACACTAGTTTTGGCCATTCGGgaaactgaataaaaaaaaaaccgtttaaaacaaacataagtTGAAATATAACCAGTGTTCCAACGCAAAAGCTTTTTCAGTTTTACTAATTCTTTAATTAAACAGGTATGGGTAGCGAGGTAGCCCATCTAATTCATCCTTTCCtgtattattcaatacaattattcacTTGGTATTGTAGTGAAAACGTTTCTGTGCGTATAAATCACTTTTAGTATTTTGACCTACACAACacgtttttggttttttttgtttacatatttttttatacggcCTTCGAATTAAACACTATGAAAACCACTGCTATACGTTTTGTCCATGGTTTATTAAacggtaggtacctaccgttattaattattatatatttatatacacagtatattattgtgtacaaacAATACCAGGGGCGGTCAAACGGTCGATCGTggacaatttcaaagtcgatcaTGTTAGAATTTGATTTTAGGGCCACGCACcctatatgtttcttaataattaatagttattcaaaaaaaaaaaaaatttctatggAAGTCAATCCTCAAaggtgaattaaaatatttttagtagatcatGACCCAAAAAATGGCGTATTTAGGTCATTAAATCATAAGCTACCTTTTTCACCACCgcccaatttaa
Proteins encoded in this region:
- the LOC114122533 gene encoding cullin-3-like isoform X1, with translation MMNGVPKKRTNLRIKAFPMTMDEKLIDSIWLLLKNAIQEIQKKNNSGLSFEELYRNAYTMVLLKHGERLYTGMKEAVIYHLENKVREDVLKALNNNFLQVLNVAWNDHQTSMVMIRDILMYMDRVYVKHNEVDNVYNLGLVLFRDLIVRYGYIRDHLRMTLLNMIKLERKGEVVDRIAIKNACQMLMILGITGRVVYEEDFEKPFLEQSAEFYKMESQKFLDENSACIYIRKVESRIIEESDRAKHYLDDSTESRIVEVIEVELIKRNMKTIVEMENSGVVHMLKNNKIDDLACMYKLLSRVSDGLKTMSDCVSQYLREIGKSLVQEENINSNAISYIQSLLDLKDRFNFFLVHSFNNDKMFKQMIAADFEYFFNINSKSPEYLSLFIDEKLKKGVRGLTEIDIELVLDKAMVIFRFLQEKDVFERYYKQHLAKRLLLNKSVSNDNEKNMISKLKTECGCQFTSKLEGMFKDMSISNTIMEEFKEYAANSSNRYLHAVDLTVRVLTTGFWPTHALSKCNVPLVPRSAFAEYRLFYLGKHNGRQLTLQPQLGSADLNAVFYGPRRPENDLSTSVSSSISSLNLSSERKHIIQVSTYQMCILLLFNTHEKLTFEDIRSETDIPDKDLIRALQSLALGKPSQRILLKTPKCKEIELTHEFCVNEFFTSKLHRVKIQTVAAKGETEPERKETRSKVDEDRKHEIEAAIVRVMKSRKKMNHNTLVLEVIEQLRVRFLPSPVIIKKRIEGLIEREYLSRAAEDRRTYLYVA
- the LOC114122533 gene encoding cullin-3-like isoform X2; this encodes MTMDEKLIDSIWLLLKNAIQEIQKKNNSGLSFEELYRNAYTMVLLKHGERLYTGMKEAVIYHLENKVREDVLKALNNNFLQVLNVAWNDHQTSMVMIRDILMYMDRVYVKHNEVDNVYNLGLVLFRDLIVRYGYIRDHLRMTLLNMIKLERKGEVVDRIAIKNACQMLMILGITGRVVYEEDFEKPFLEQSAEFYKMESQKFLDENSACIYIRKVESRIIEESDRAKHYLDDSTESRIVEVIEVELIKRNMKTIVEMENSGVVHMLKNNKIDDLACMYKLLSRVSDGLKTMSDCVSQYLREIGKSLVQEENINSNAISYIQSLLDLKDRFNFFLVHSFNNDKMFKQMIAADFEYFFNINSKSPEYLSLFIDEKLKKGVRGLTEIDIELVLDKAMVIFRFLQEKDVFERYYKQHLAKRLLLNKSVSNDNEKNMISKLKTECGCQFTSKLEGMFKDMSISNTIMEEFKEYAANSSNRYLHAVDLTVRVLTTGFWPTHALSKCNVPLVPRSAFAEYRLFYLGKHNGRQLTLQPQLGSADLNAVFYGPRRPENDLSTSVSSSISSLNLSSERKHIIQVSTYQMCILLLFNTHEKLTFEDIRSETDIPDKDLIRALQSLALGKPSQRILLKTPKCKEIELTHEFCVNEFFTSKLHRVKIQTVAAKGETEPERKETRSKVDEDRKHEIEAAIVRVMKSRKKMNHNTLVLEVIEQLRVRFLPSPVIIKKRIEGLIEREYLSRAAEDRRTYLYVA